In Streptomyces capitiformicae, one genomic interval encodes:
- a CDS encoding PLP-dependent cysteine synthase family protein translates to MTSSTALRSVARPELLSLVGRTPLARITADLPGPQPGFWAKLEGLSAGGMKARAAVSMLMGARERGELRPGAPVVESTSGTLGIGLAFAGQALGHPVVLVGDSELEPSMRQLLRSHGVRLELVDRPAALGGWQAARLARLRELLAVLPDAYWPDQYNNPDNTAGYASLAAELAVQLDHLDVLVCSVGTGGHSAGIIGPLRRHWPALRLIGVDSTGSTIFGQPARPRLMRGLGSSIHPRNVAYDAFDEVHWVGPAEAVDSCRRLARGSFVSGGWSTGAVALVAAWAARVHAGAVVATVFPDGPHRYLGSVYDDDFAAAHSLDPASAATRPVEIPHPGAAEAAGWARCGRVTDPLKVPPSKERL, encoded by the coding sequence ATGACCTCGTCGACCGCTCTGCGTTCCGTCGCCCGCCCCGAGCTGCTGTCCCTCGTCGGGCGTACGCCGCTGGCGCGTATCACCGCCGATCTGCCGGGGCCACAGCCCGGCTTCTGGGCCAAGCTCGAAGGGCTGTCGGCGGGCGGGATGAAGGCACGGGCCGCCGTGTCCATGCTGATGGGCGCCCGTGAGCGCGGTGAACTGCGACCCGGCGCCCCGGTGGTGGAGTCGACCTCCGGCACGCTGGGTATCGGCCTGGCCTTCGCGGGGCAGGCGCTCGGCCACCCCGTCGTGCTGGTCGGTGACAGTGAACTGGAGCCGTCCATGCGGCAGTTGCTGCGCTCCCACGGCGTACGGCTGGAGCTGGTGGACCGCCCGGCGGCCCTCGGCGGCTGGCAGGCGGCGCGCCTCGCCCGGCTGCGGGAGCTGCTCGCGGTGCTGCCGGACGCGTACTGGCCCGACCAGTACAACAACCCGGACAACACCGCCGGTTACGCCTCGCTGGCCGCCGAGCTCGCCGTCCAGCTGGACCACTTGGACGTCCTGGTGTGCAGTGTCGGCACCGGCGGCCACAGCGCGGGCATCATCGGTCCGCTGCGACGGCACTGGCCGGCGCTGCGCCTGATCGGCGTCGACTCCACCGGCTCCACGATCTTCGGCCAGCCGGCCCGGCCGAGGCTGATGCGCGGTCTGGGCAGCAGCATTCATCCACGCAACGTCGCCTACGACGCCTTCGACGAGGTGCACTGGGTCGGCCCGGCGGAGGCCGTGGACAGCTGTCGGCGGCTCGCCCGGGGCAGCTTCGTCAGCGGCGGCTGGAGCACCGGGGCGGTCGCGCTGGTCGCCGCCTGGGCGGCCCGCGTCCATGCGGGTGCCGTCGTCGCCACCGTCTTCCCGGACGGCCCGCACCGCTACCTCGGCAGCGTCTACGACGACGACTTCGCCGCCGCGCACAGCCTCGACCCGGCCTCCGCCGCCACCCGCCCCGTCGAGATCCCCCACCCCGGCGCGGCCGAGGCCGCCGGCTGGGCCCGGTGCGGCAGGGTCACCGATCCGCTCAAGGTCCCCCCTTCGAAAGAGAGACTGTGA
- a CDS encoding vWA domain-containing protein: MPTASRAAGTTTPRPLDRDKLFTARLQAARARPYLASALFALHPVESRQVLTMAVDRYWRCYVSPVFVDRTPVEELAGVWVHEVSHLLRDHHGRGDRVARERGLTGAGERLRMNLAADCEINDDVYGDGLVKPKGVVEPGTFRLPEGQLMEEYLDDIRLGPRMQALAWLDCGSGADGLDREWDLGPDGAHGLSEQERDAVRFRVAQGIKGRPGSAPEGWQRWAEEAFHPPQPWRELLGAAVRSAASGSGAGEDYTYGRPARRSAGVPGVVLPSLRRRPPRVSVVIDTSGSVSDAELGSALLEVAAICSALGGRRDLVTVVPCDADARITHSLCRAEGIPLVGGGGTDLRTGFRAALRAQSPPDVIVVLTDGQTPWPATRPPCRTVVGLFSRPYSDGSWDENDPDYVPDRPPDWARVVEIG, translated from the coding sequence ATGCCGACCGCTTCCCGGGCAGCCGGCACGACAACACCGCGCCCCCTGGACCGCGACAAGCTCTTCACCGCCCGGCTGCAGGCCGCCCGGGCCCGGCCCTACCTGGCGTCGGCGCTGTTCGCCCTGCACCCCGTCGAGTCCCGGCAGGTGCTGACGATGGCCGTGGACCGGTACTGGCGGTGTTATGTCTCACCGGTCTTCGTGGACCGGACGCCGGTGGAGGAGTTGGCGGGCGTATGGGTGCACGAGGTGTCGCATCTGCTCCGCGACCATCACGGGCGCGGCGACCGGGTCGCCCGGGAGCGCGGGCTGACCGGCGCCGGGGAACGGCTGCGGATGAACCTCGCCGCGGACTGCGAGATCAACGACGACGTGTACGGCGACGGGTTGGTGAAGCCGAAGGGCGTGGTCGAACCGGGGACCTTCCGGCTGCCCGAGGGGCAGCTCATGGAGGAGTATCTGGACGACATCCGGCTCGGGCCGCGTATGCAGGCACTGGCCTGGCTGGACTGCGGCAGCGGCGCCGACGGGCTGGACCGGGAGTGGGACCTCGGCCCGGACGGCGCGCACGGCCTGAGCGAGCAGGAACGGGACGCGGTCCGGTTCCGGGTGGCGCAAGGCATCAAGGGCCGGCCGGGGAGCGCCCCGGAGGGCTGGCAGCGGTGGGCGGAGGAGGCGTTCCATCCGCCGCAGCCGTGGCGGGAGTTGCTGGGCGCGGCCGTCCGCTCGGCGGCGTCCGGCTCCGGCGCGGGCGAGGACTACACCTACGGGCGGCCGGCGCGGCGCTCGGCCGGGGTGCCCGGGGTCGTCCTGCCGAGCCTGCGGCGCAGGCCGCCCCGGGTCTCCGTGGTCATCGACACCTCGGGGTCGGTCAGTGACGCCGAACTGGGCAGCGCGCTCCTGGAGGTCGCCGCGATCTGCAGCGCCCTGGGCGGCCGGCGCGACCTGGTCACCGTGGTGCCGTGCGACGCGGACGCCCGGATCACCCATTCGCTGTGCCGGGCCGAAGGCATCCCCCTGGTGGGTGGCGGTGGCACGGATCTGCGTACGGGTTTCCGCGCGGCGCTGCGCGCCCAGTCCCCGCCCGACGTCATCGTCGTCCTCACCGACGGACAGACCCCCTGGCCCGCCACCCGACCGCCGTGCCGGACCGTGGTCGGCCTGTTCTCACGGCCGTATTCGGACGGCTCATGGGACGAGAACGATCCCGACTACGTACCGGACCGCCCGCCCGACTGGGCCCGCGTGGTCGAGATCGGATAG
- a CDS encoding AAA family ATPase has product MPTCTPFALPSTLSAPPTDQAHASQLDVAGNLLSLLRTTTTEPRPDTQLEALTLAVAADLPVLLWGEPGIGKTAALTQLAAALDLPLTTVIASVHEPSDFSGLPIVGDDPAEQGVPMAPPDWAVRLVRAGRGLLFLDELSTAPPAVQAALLRLVLERRIGALQLPPGVRIVAAANPRSSAADGWELSPPLANRFVHLQWTHDHEVVVRGLGGTWPRATLPRLAPERLAEAVDFARRAVCGLLAARPKLVHQLPSSESRRGGPWPSPRSWEMTLHLTAFATASGVSRDVLSLLVRGTVGDGPGLELLASLDRLDLPDPEELLADPAGAVLPERGDLRQAVLDGVVAAVRNRPEKSRWDAAWALLVHAVETGAPDLVVVPATTLAALRREDWDVPESIEKLAGVVSLSRRADEAAARAKTARKAAR; this is encoded by the coding sequence ATGCCCACTTGCACTCCGTTCGCCCTGCCCAGCACCCTCTCCGCCCCGCCCACCGACCAAGCCCACGCCTCCCAACTCGACGTCGCGGGCAACCTGTTGAGCCTGCTGCGTACGACCACCACCGAACCTCGCCCCGACACACAGTTGGAGGCGTTGACCCTGGCCGTCGCCGCCGATCTGCCCGTACTGCTGTGGGGTGAGCCGGGGATCGGCAAGACCGCGGCGTTGACGCAGCTCGCCGCGGCGCTGGACCTTCCGCTGACCACCGTGATCGCGAGCGTGCACGAGCCGTCCGACTTCTCGGGACTGCCCATCGTGGGAGACGACCCGGCGGAGCAGGGGGTGCCCATGGCGCCGCCGGACTGGGCAGTGCGGCTGGTGCGGGCCGGGCGGGGGCTGCTGTTCCTGGACGAGTTGTCGACCGCGCCCCCCGCCGTGCAGGCCGCGCTGCTCCGGCTGGTGCTGGAGCGGAGGATCGGCGCGCTGCAACTGCCGCCCGGCGTCCGGATCGTGGCCGCCGCCAACCCGCGGTCCTCGGCCGCCGACGGCTGGGAGCTGAGCCCGCCGCTCGCCAACCGGTTCGTGCACCTTCAGTGGACCCACGACCACGAGGTCGTCGTACGCGGCCTCGGCGGGACCTGGCCCAGGGCCACCCTGCCGCGGCTCGCCCCGGAACGGCTCGCGGAAGCCGTCGACTTCGCCCGTCGCGCGGTGTGCGGGCTGCTCGCCGCCCGCCCCAAACTCGTGCACCAGCTGCCCAGCAGCGAAAGCCGCCGGGGCGGCCCGTGGCCGTCGCCGCGCAGCTGGGAGATGACTCTGCACCTGACCGCCTTCGCCACCGCCTCCGGGGTCTCCCGGGACGTACTCTCCCTGCTGGTCAGGGGCACCGTGGGAGACGGGCCCGGGCTGGAGTTGCTGGCGAGCCTGGACCGGTTGGACCTCCCGGATCCCGAGGAACTGCTCGCCGACCCGGCGGGTGCCGTACTGCCCGAGCGGGGCGATCTGCGCCAGGCCGTGCTCGACGGGGTCGTGGCAGCGGTACGCAACCGCCCCGAGAAGTCACGCTGGGACGCCGCGTGGGCGCTCCTCGTCCACGCGGTGGAGACGGGCGCCCCGGACCTGGTGGTCGTCCCCGCGACCACCCTCGCCGCACTGCGCCGCGAGGACTGGGACGTCCCCGAGTCGATCGAGAAGCTCGCGGGAGTCGTCTCCCTGTCCCGGCGCGCGGACGAGGCGGCGGCCCGCGCCAAGACCGCGAGGAAGGCGGCGCGATGA
- a CDS encoding MFS transporter gives MQTWHEIRSFPFAVRLLLVNQLGVNIGFYLLIPYLATHLTENLGMSAAVVGVVLGVRNLSQQGLFIIGGSASDRLGARGVIIAGCALRTVGFGLFALGDGLAVLLAASVLSGLAGALFNPAVRAYLAQEAGERKAEAFALFNVFATTGALIGPLLGSVLLLVDFRTSALTAAGIFAVLTVAQALVLPARKVEPSGSGVLGDWREVLGNRAFLAFALAMVGMFTLENQLYLLLPAGAREATGWDGAAGLVFLVGTLANLALQLRITKSLKSRGNRARWVAVGLAVTGVAFLPAALVGGAGSAGWLDAVPVLLGALLLYLGLMVASPFVMELIPRFGRPELTGTYFGIFYVVSGIAAAVGNTVVGWAMDAGERGGHAWLPWACCALFGLASAGGVALLHRLGALPADPAPVAPAPAGERSSA, from the coding sequence GTGCAGACGTGGCATGAGATACGCAGCTTCCCGTTCGCCGTCCGCCTCCTGCTGGTCAACCAACTCGGCGTCAACATCGGCTTCTACCTCCTCATCCCCTACCTCGCCACCCACCTGACCGAGAACCTGGGCATGTCGGCGGCGGTCGTCGGCGTCGTCCTCGGCGTCCGGAACCTCAGCCAGCAGGGCCTGTTCATCATCGGCGGGTCCGCCTCCGACCGGCTCGGGGCGCGCGGCGTCATCATCGCCGGGTGCGCGCTGCGGACCGTGGGGTTCGGATTGTTCGCTCTGGGCGACGGGCTGGCGGTGCTGCTGGCCGCGTCCGTGCTGAGCGGGCTCGCGGGTGCACTGTTCAACCCGGCCGTGCGGGCGTATCTCGCGCAGGAGGCCGGGGAGCGCAAGGCGGAGGCGTTCGCGCTGTTCAACGTGTTCGCCACGACCGGTGCCCTGATCGGTCCGCTGCTGGGCAGTGTGCTGCTGCTCGTGGACTTCCGTACGTCCGCGCTCACAGCCGCCGGGATCTTCGCGGTCCTCACCGTCGCGCAGGCCCTGGTGCTGCCCGCCCGGAAGGTGGAGCCGAGCGGCAGCGGTGTCCTCGGGGACTGGCGCGAGGTGCTCGGCAACCGGGCCTTCCTGGCCTTCGCCCTCGCCATGGTCGGCATGTTCACCCTGGAGAACCAGCTGTACCTGCTGCTGCCTGCCGGGGCCCGCGAGGCCACCGGCTGGGACGGCGCCGCCGGTCTGGTCTTCCTCGTCGGAACCCTCGCCAACCTGGCACTTCAGCTGCGGATCACCAAGTCGCTCAAGTCCCGTGGGAACAGGGCACGTTGGGTCGCCGTCGGGCTCGCCGTCACGGGAGTGGCGTTCCTGCCGGCGGCCCTGGTGGGGGGCGCCGGGTCCGCCGGGTGGCTCGACGCCGTACCCGTCCTGCTCGGCGCGCTGCTGCTCTACCTGGGGCTCATGGTCGCCTCGCCGTTCGTCATGGAGCTGATCCCCCGCTTCGGCCGGCCGGAGCTGACCGGCACGTACTTCGGGATCTTCTACGTCGTCTCCGGCATCGCCGCGGCCGTCGGGAACACCGTCGTCGGGTGGGCCATGGACGCCGGGGAGCGCGGCGGCCACGCCTGGCTGCCGTGGGCGTGCTGCGCCCTGTTCGGCCTGGCCTCAGCGGGCGGGGTGGCCCTGCTGCACCGGCTCGGCGCGCTGCCCGCGGATCCGGCTCCGGTCGCGCCCGCTCCCGCCGGTGAGAGGAGCAGCGCATGA
- a CDS encoding GNAT family N-acetyltransferase, which translates to MNPLAAQSISTRRLDLLPLRVEHAEEMAAVLSDPALHTFIGGTPDTPQALRSRYQRLTAGSPDPAVSWLNWVIRLRDASCLTGTVQATISFSDRDYNHDRDYNHDRDYNYDRDYNHVRDHGPVAEIAWVVGTPWQGRGIAVEAAQGLVDWLSRQPVRTLRAHVHPDHRASAAVATAAGLTPTDEWHEGEIRWTRSIRR; encoded by the coding sequence ATGAACCCCCTCGCGGCCCAGTCCATCAGCACCCGGCGGCTGGACCTGCTGCCGCTTCGCGTCGAGCACGCCGAGGAGATGGCCGCTGTGCTGTCCGATCCGGCCCTGCACACCTTCATCGGCGGCACTCCGGACACCCCGCAAGCCCTGCGGTCGCGCTATCAGCGCCTGACCGCAGGCTCTCCCGATCCGGCCGTGTCCTGGCTGAACTGGGTGATCCGGCTGCGTGACGCCTCCTGCCTGACCGGCACGGTCCAGGCGACGATCAGCTTCTCCGACCGCGATTACAACCATGACCGCGACTACAACCATGACCGCGACTACAACTACGACCGCGACTACAACCACGTCCGCGACCACGGCCCCGTCGCCGAGATCGCCTGGGTGGTGGGAACCCCGTGGCAGGGAAGGGGCATCGCCGTCGAAGCGGCCCAAGGACTCGTCGACTGGCTCAGCCGACAGCCCGTGCGGACCCTCCGGGCCCATGTCCACCCCGACCATCGGGCATCCGCCGCCGTCGCGACCGCCGCAGGTCTCACCCCCACCGACGAATGGCACGAAGGCGAGATCCGGTGGACCCGGAGCATCAGGCGATGA
- a CDS encoding Rossmann-like domain-containing protein: MTAATSVAGAATYEELVERVRAGELGPDPRTLRIAVAFATRQAVRHDGRGTGYRNEVLSLRLAGAVGSCAVEPGALPDAAIDDCVGADVARLLDHPLVPVRVAALDAYLAHVTPHTPDHGARPFALSAGTSLEKSRARAGAVVELLDLPPGATVLVVGVVNSLLEALRSRNLGYVPCDLKGGFTEWGEEVVTDAFDAADRCDALLVSGMTLGNDTFEPLRRHALAHGKQLVMFAQTGSAVLPRFLGHGVSAVCAEPYPFFWLDAGPSILHRYRLACAGPGGGR; encoded by the coding sequence GTGACCGCCGCCACGTCGGTGGCGGGCGCGGCCACGTACGAGGAACTGGTGGAGCGGGTCCGGGCCGGTGAGTTGGGGCCGGATCCGCGGACGCTGCGGATCGCGGTGGCGTTCGCGACGCGGCAGGCGGTACGGCACGACGGGCGGGGCACCGGGTACCGCAACGAGGTGCTGAGCCTCCGGCTCGCCGGGGCCGTCGGCTCGTGCGCGGTCGAGCCCGGCGCCCTGCCCGACGCGGCGATCGACGACTGTGTGGGCGCCGATGTGGCCCGGCTGCTGGACCATCCGCTGGTGCCGGTGCGGGTGGCCGCGCTCGACGCCTACCTGGCGCATGTCACCCCGCACACACCGGATCACGGGGCGCGCCCGTTCGCGTTGTCCGCCGGGACCTCGCTGGAGAAGTCCCGGGCACGGGCGGGGGCCGTCGTCGAGTTGCTCGATCTGCCGCCGGGCGCCACGGTGCTCGTGGTCGGCGTCGTCAACTCCCTTCTGGAGGCCCTGCGTTCGCGGAATCTCGGCTATGTGCCGTGCGATCTCAAGGGCGGGTTCACCGAGTGGGGCGAGGAGGTCGTCACCGACGCGTTCGACGCGGCCGACCGCTGTGACGCGTTGCTCGTCTCCGGTATGACGCTGGGCAACGACACATTCGAGCCGTTGCGGCGGCACGCGCTGGCGCACGGCAAGCAGCTGGTGATGTTCGCGCAGACGGGCAGCGCCGTACTGCCCCGGTTCCTCGGGCACGGGGTGAGTGCGGTGTGCGCGGAGCCGTATCCCTTCTTCTGGCTGGACGCAGGGCCGAGCATCCTGCACCGATACCGCCTGGCGTGTGCGGGTCCGGGAGGCGGCCGATGA
- a CDS encoding ATP-grasp domain-containing protein, which yields MAHLLVVESWVGSMSRLLPRAIREGGHEFTFLTRDLHHYLRAAPEGTAHPLLGARNVVTADTNDTETLLPEVTRLHSVLGFDGVISSCDYYLPTVARIAGHLGLPGPGPEAVHDACRKDATRRVLADAGVPGPRFALHEEWADLARAAREIGYPLVVKPVDLCAGMYVRRVEDEAELTAAVRALADFPLNARGQRRVPAVLLEELLTGPEVSVETVSHAGAVQVVGVTDKSIGGAPAFIETGHMFPAALPAADTEAAEQTALGALKALGLTDGVVAHTEIKLTPSGPRVVEVNPRPAGNRITELVRHVTGIDLAAAAVEVALGREPDLRRRETGLRSAAVGFLIPETSGTLEALDGGQLTAAPGVLEAQLAEPGRQVKAAGSNNEYLGHVMVGDPEGLGARERVEALLGELRSGLVIR from the coding sequence GTGGCTCATCTGTTGGTGGTCGAGAGCTGGGTCGGATCGATGAGCAGGCTGCTGCCACGCGCGATCCGGGAGGGCGGGCACGAGTTCACCTTCCTCACCCGCGACCTGCACCACTACCTGCGCGCGGCCCCGGAGGGGACGGCACATCCGCTGCTCGGCGCGCGGAACGTGGTCACCGCGGACACCAACGACACCGAAACCCTCCTTCCGGAAGTCACCCGGCTGCACTCGGTCCTCGGGTTCGACGGAGTGATCTCCTCCTGCGACTACTACCTGCCGACGGTGGCGCGCATCGCCGGTCACCTCGGGCTGCCCGGCCCGGGTCCGGAGGCGGTCCACGACGCCTGCCGCAAGGACGCCACCCGCCGCGTGCTCGCCGACGCGGGGGTGCCCGGACCCCGTTTCGCCCTCCATGAGGAGTGGGCCGACCTCGCCCGGGCCGCGCGGGAGATCGGCTATCCGCTGGTCGTGAAGCCCGTCGACCTGTGCGCGGGCATGTACGTACGGCGGGTGGAGGACGAAGCCGAACTCACGGCTGCGGTACGGGCGTTGGCAGACTTTCCGCTCAACGCGCGCGGTCAGCGGCGGGTGCCCGCCGTGCTGCTCGAGGAGTTGCTGACCGGTCCCGAGGTGAGTGTCGAAACCGTGTCGCACGCGGGTGCGGTCCAGGTCGTGGGCGTGACCGACAAGAGCATCGGCGGGGCACCGGCGTTCATCGAGACCGGGCACATGTTCCCCGCCGCTCTGCCGGCGGCCGACACGGAGGCCGCCGAGCAGACCGCACTCGGCGCGCTGAAGGCGCTCGGGCTGACCGACGGGGTCGTGGCGCACACCGAGATCAAACTGACCCCGTCCGGGCCGAGGGTCGTCGAGGTCAACCCCCGGCCCGCCGGGAACCGCATCACCGAGTTGGTCCGCCACGTCACCGGCATCGACCTGGCCGCGGCCGCCGTGGAGGTGGCCCTCGGCCGCGAACCCGACCTGCGGCGCCGGGAGACCGGACTGCGCAGCGCCGCCGTCGGCTTCCTCATACCGGAGACGTCGGGCACGCTCGAAGCGCTGGACGGTGGGCAACTCACCGCCGCACCGGGTGTGTTGGAGGCACAGCTCGCCGAGCCGGGGCGACAGGTCAAGGCGGCGGGCAGCAACAACGAGTACCTCGGGCATGTCATGGTCGGAGACCCGGAGGGGCTGGGGGCGCGCGAGCGGGTCGAGGCACTGCTGGGCGAGTTGCGCTCCGGGCTGGTGATCCGGTGA
- a CDS encoding cyclase family protein encodes MVKPSVLAGLVSGMRSGAIEVVDLTSPLSSSTPVIQLPPEFGQTQVFELEEISRYDDRGPAWYWNNFRSGEHTGTHFDAPVHWVSGKDLDDVASVPARRLIAPAAVLDFTAEAAADPDFLVEVDHIKAWETHNGPLPEGGWLLLRTGWDSRAHSQETFLNADANGPHTPGLSAECARWVAQETPVIGLGVETVGTDAGRAHSFDPVFPCHSYFLGNDKYGLTQLRNLAALQPTGAVVIAGPLPIVAGSGSPARVLALVERS; translated from the coding sequence ATGGTCAAGCCGTCCGTTCTCGCAGGTCTGGTGTCCGGGATGCGTAGTGGCGCGATCGAAGTCGTCGACCTCACGTCACCGCTGTCGTCGTCGACGCCGGTGATCCAGCTGCCGCCCGAGTTCGGCCAGACCCAGGTGTTCGAACTGGAGGAGATCAGCCGGTACGACGACCGAGGCCCCGCCTGGTACTGGAACAACTTCCGCAGCGGTGAGCACACCGGCACCCACTTCGACGCCCCGGTCCACTGGGTCTCGGGGAAGGATCTGGACGATGTCGCGTCCGTGCCGGCACGCCGGCTGATCGCCCCCGCGGCCGTACTGGACTTCACCGCCGAGGCCGCGGCGGACCCCGACTTCCTCGTCGAGGTGGACCACATCAAGGCATGGGAGACCCACAACGGGCCCTTGCCCGAAGGCGGTTGGCTGTTGCTGCGCACGGGCTGGGACTCCCGCGCCCACTCCCAGGAGACGTTCCTCAACGCCGACGCGAACGGCCCGCACACGCCCGGCCTGTCCGCGGAGTGTGCCCGCTGGGTGGCGCAGGAGACGCCGGTGATCGGCCTCGGCGTCGAGACGGTCGGCACCGACGCCGGACGCGCGCACTCCTTCGACCCGGTCTTCCCGTGCCACTCCTACTTCCTGGGCAACGACAAGTACGGCCTGACCCAGCTCCGCAACCTCGCGGCCCTGCAGCCGACCGGAGCCGTCGTCATCGCGGGCCCGCTGCCCATCGTCGCCGGTTCCGGGTCCCCCGCACGGGTCCTCGCCCTGGTGGAGCGCTCATGA
- a CDS encoding dipeptide epimerase, with amino-acid sequence MKATRRTVRLDLAEPLRISRSTMSARDAVWLTVEHDGLHGHGEAVTSVYYGLDAATLERLFAAVAAELVRFPDPESALKALRDGKLAGQETPAAVTAAVDSALLDLVGKRAGNPVHRLLGTAASPVAATARTIGITSPTRAAAEARRLAARGFAVVKIKAGAADPEEDVERVRVVRDAAPRARLLLDPNGAWTAGQMDTLLPRFAELGVEAVEQPLAPGDPEALAALAERSPLPVIADEDAVDLEDVRRLAGRVHGVNVKLAKCGGVHAALRIAELIEGSGTELMLGCLTASSLGLAPAVHLADRARWVDLDGHLLLAHDPWTGIGGGDGFVQTSDLPGLGVRPRKEALRADVA; translated from the coding sequence GTGAAGGCCACCCGGCGCACCGTACGCCTCGACCTCGCCGAGCCGTTGCGCATCTCCCGCTCCACCATGTCCGCACGCGACGCGGTGTGGCTGACCGTCGAACACGACGGGCTGCACGGCCATGGCGAGGCCGTCACCAGCGTGTACTACGGACTCGACGCCGCCACCCTGGAACGGCTCTTCGCCGCCGTCGCCGCGGAGCTCGTACGCTTCCCCGATCCCGAGAGCGCGCTGAAAGCCCTGCGGGACGGCAAGCTGGCCGGCCAGGAGACTCCCGCGGCCGTCACCGCCGCCGTCGACTCCGCGCTCCTCGACCTCGTCGGCAAGCGGGCGGGCAACCCCGTCCACCGGCTCCTGGGCACGGCGGCCTCACCGGTGGCGGCCACCGCGCGGACCATCGGCATCACCTCGCCGACGCGTGCGGCGGCCGAGGCCCGCCGGCTCGCCGCGCGCGGCTTCGCGGTCGTCAAGATCAAGGCCGGGGCCGCCGACCCCGAGGAGGACGTGGAGCGCGTACGGGTCGTCCGCGACGCCGCGCCCCGGGCCCGGCTGCTCCTCGACCCCAACGGCGCCTGGACGGCGGGACAGATGGACACCCTGCTGCCGCGCTTCGCGGAACTCGGCGTCGAGGCCGTCGAACAACCCCTCGCACCCGGCGATCCGGAGGCACTGGCGGCCCTCGCCGAGCGCTCGCCGTTGCCCGTCATCGCCGACGAGGACGCGGTGGACCTGGAGGACGTACGCCGGCTCGCGGGGCGTGTGCACGGCGTCAACGTCAAGCTCGCCAAGTGCGGCGGCGTCCACGCGGCCCTGCGGATCGCCGAGTTGATCGAAGGCAGTGGGACCGAGCTGATGCTCGGGTGCCTCACCGCCAGCAGCCTCGGGCTGGCACCCGCCGTGCATCTCGCCGACCGCGCCCGCTGGGTCGATCTCGACGGGCATCTGCTGCTGGCCCACGACCCATGGACCGGCATCGGGGGCGGCGACGGGTTCGTACAGACAAGTGACCTGCCCGGTCTGGGAGTTCGGCCGAGGAAGGAGGCGCTCCGTGCAGACGTGGCATGA